One region of Diabrotica undecimpunctata isolate CICGRU chromosome 6, icDiaUnde3, whole genome shotgun sequence genomic DNA includes:
- the LOC140442784 gene encoding uncharacterized protein isoform X2: protein MKPSRSYEAVSAYGSLEEDSSREVRQTRPIFCDYSEEECIMTPSSHKEEESINRYSEEKTLNKNMKIPISEGSYHCKPCDFKRHIKVHTGNKPHKCEICLKQFIKKNNLNKHMKIHTGQRPYKCEICLKQYTQKNNLNEHMKIHSGERPYKCEICLKQFTQKNTLNQHIKVHTGETPYQCEICLKQFTQKNSLNEHMKTHTGEKPYTCEICFKHFSYKYSLNVHMKVHTGERPYKCEICLKQFTQKSNLNEHIKVHTGETPYKCEICLKQFTQKNRLNEHMKTHTGEKPYTCEICFMHFSYKYSLNVHMKAHSGEKPYKCEICFKHFSYKCSLNVHMKVHTGERPYKCEICLKLFSYKHVLNEHMKIHTGGRPYKCEICLKQFTHKKILNQHMNVHTGERPYKCEICLKKFVRQSILNKHVLAHT from the coding sequence ATTATTCAGAGGAGGAGTGCATAATGACACCTTCGTCccataaagaagaagaatctataaaTCGATACTCTGAAGagaaaacattaaataaaaatatgaaaattccGATTTCAGAAGGATCTTACCACTGTAAACCGTGTGATTTTAAAAGACATATAAAAGTTCACACTGGAAATAAACCtcataaatgtgaaatttgtcttaaacagtttattaaaaaaaataatttgaataaaCATATGAAAATTCATACTGGACAAagaccttataaatgtgaaatttgtcttaagcagtatactcaaaaaaataatttgaatgaacATATGAAAATTCATTCTGGGGAAagaccttataaatgtgaaatttgtcttaagcagtttactcaaaaaaatactttaaatCAACATATaaaagttcacactggagaaacaCCTTATCAatgtgaaatttgtcttaagcagtttactcaaaaaaatagtttaaatgaaCATATGAAaactcacactggagaaaaaccttatacatgtgaaatttgttttaagcatttttcttacaaatatagTTTGAATGTACACAtgaaagttcacactggagaaagaccttataaatgtgaaatttgtcttaAACAGTTTActcaaaaaagtaatttaaatgaaCATATaaaagttcacactggagaaacaccttataagtgtgaaatttgtcttaagcagtttactcaaaaaaatagattaaatgaACATATGAAaactcacactggagaaaaaccttatacatgtgaaatttgttttatgcACTTTTCTTACAAATATAGTTTGAATGTACACATGAAAGCTCActctggagaaaaaccttataaatgtgaaatttgtttcaagcactTTTCCTACAAATGTAGTTTGAATGTGCATAtgaaagttcacactggagaaagaccttataaatgtgaaatttgtcttaagctGTTTTCCTACAAACATGTTTTAAATGAACATATGAAAATTCATACTGGGGGAagaccttataaatgtgaaatttgtcttaagcagtttacccataaaaaaattttaaatcaacaTATGAATGTTCATACTGGAGAAagaccttataaatgtgaaatttgtcttaagAAGTTTGTACGACAAAGTATTTTAAACAAACATGTTCTAGCTCACACTTGA
- the LOC140442784 gene encoding uncharacterized protein isoform X1: protein MVRLVLVYSVLRYLIIMEVKIEVKEEYDQRYVASQLSTEVYLPDLKDETDKYSLETGNKNYSEEECIMTPSSHKEEESINRYSEEKTLNKNMKIPISEGSYHCKPCDFKRHIKVHTGNKPHKCEICLKQFIKKNNLNKHMKIHTGQRPYKCEICLKQYTQKNNLNEHMKIHSGERPYKCEICLKQFTQKNTLNQHIKVHTGETPYQCEICLKQFTQKNSLNEHMKTHTGEKPYTCEICFKHFSYKYSLNVHMKVHTGERPYKCEICLKQFTQKSNLNEHIKVHTGETPYKCEICLKQFTQKNRLNEHMKTHTGEKPYTCEICFMHFSYKYSLNVHMKAHSGEKPYKCEICFKHFSYKCSLNVHMKVHTGERPYKCEICLKLFSYKHVLNEHMKIHTGGRPYKCEICLKQFTHKKILNQHMNVHTGERPYKCEICLKKFVRQSILNKHVLAHT, encoded by the exons ATGGTTAGGTTGGTGTTGGTGTATTCTGTGCTCAGATATTTAATAATTATGGAAGTTAAAATTGAAGTTAAAGAGGAATATGACCAAAGATACGTTGCCAGTCAGCTATCCACAGAAGTATATCTCCCAGACTTGAAGGATGAAACGGATAAATATTCACTTGAGACAGGAAATAAAA ATTATTCAGAGGAGGAGTGCATAATGACACCTTCGTCccataaagaagaagaatctataaaTCGATACTCTGAAGagaaaacattaaataaaaatatgaaaattccGATTTCAGAAGGATCTTACCACTGTAAACCGTGTGATTTTAAAAGACATATAAAAGTTCACACTGGAAATAAACCtcataaatgtgaaatttgtcttaaacagtttattaaaaaaaataatttgaataaaCATATGAAAATTCATACTGGACAAagaccttataaatgtgaaatttgtcttaagcagtatactcaaaaaaataatttgaatgaacATATGAAAATTCATTCTGGGGAAagaccttataaatgtgaaatttgtcttaagcagtttactcaaaaaaatactttaaatCAACATATaaaagttcacactggagaaacaCCTTATCAatgtgaaatttgtcttaagcagtttactcaaaaaaatagtttaaatgaaCATATGAAaactcacactggagaaaaaccttatacatgtgaaatttgttttaagcatttttcttacaaatatagTTTGAATGTACACAtgaaagttcacactggagaaagaccttataaatgtgaaatttgtcttaAACAGTTTActcaaaaaagtaatttaaatgaaCATATaaaagttcacactggagaaacaccttataagtgtgaaatttgtcttaagcagtttactcaaaaaaatagattaaatgaACATATGAAaactcacactggagaaaaaccttatacatgtgaaatttgttttatgcACTTTTCTTACAAATATAGTTTGAATGTACACATGAAAGCTCActctggagaaaaaccttataaatgtgaaatttgtttcaagcactTTTCCTACAAATGTAGTTTGAATGTGCATAtgaaagttcacactggagaaagaccttataaatgtgaaatttgtcttaagctGTTTTCCTACAAACATGTTTTAAATGAACATATGAAAATTCATACTGGGGGAagaccttataaatgtgaaatttgtcttaagcagtttacccataaaaaaattttaaatcaacaTATGAATGTTCATACTGGAGAAagaccttataaatgtgaaatttgtcttaagAAGTTTGTACGACAAAGTATTTTAAACAAACATGTTCTAGCTCACACTTGA